The nucleotide sequence ACCGCCGGCCATGTCTTCATGCCTTCCATGAAACTGCATACGGACAAGGGGATTGAGGATTCTGGGACGGCCCCCATCATCGATCTGCGATCTCTGACCGTGATCAACGGCGAAGGAGTGGTCGATTTACTGAATGGATTGTTGTCCGGCGACTCATCGGGAGCCGGGGGACAAGCGAAGGGAGAGGCCCCCTCCGGTCCGCAACGCGACGGCGGAAAGGAGGCGGAAGCCTCGAGGAACCCCGAGGCAGGATCGGCAGAGACAACATCCGGCTCGGTGGAGACAGGGTCCGGCCGAGGGGAGGTCCCCGAACCACATCTGCCGGCTTCCGACCGGTCGGAGCCGCCGAGTGGCGGAATGGAACCCCCCTCCGGTGCGGTCCAATCCAATCCCCCATCGTCCGTTCAGCCCAATTCGGAAACAACCGGGCGGCCGTCGGGAGCGCCGATCGCTCCCTTCAGCGGCCTGCTCCGACAATTGGGGCAACTCGACCCCTCAGGGTTTCTAACCTCATCGGGAACATCGCCCGGATTCGGCAGTGCTGGGTCAAGTCAAAGTCCCGAGGCTGTTCCCGAGAGGTGAGTTCAACAGGGGGCCTTTTGCATCCGGGATCTTCGCAAAGCGCCATGGATAGAGCCGGGTTGTGAAACAGATCGAACGAAAACGAGAGAGGAGGGGGATGTCTCGTGGGCAAGAAAATGACGATGGAGCAACGAATTGAAGCCTTTTATCGACAAAGCGGGGGACCTCATAATCCACAAATCCAGAAGCTGCTGCAAAAACACCTTTTGTACGGCAAAGACCACGGTATGCCGGGGTACAAGGAAAGTTTTGAGGATGCGATCCTCGACGTGGTGGTCAACGATCCGAGTCTTTTGTTGTTGTTCGAGCGGTTTCAACGATGGCGCTCCGCACGAAAGGATATCTCGACCAGTTCCCGGTGCGGCGTCTGTCAGCGCGAGGCCTGTCAGTTGGAAGAAAGGCTGCAGCGTCTGGAAACGGAGGTTCGTGAACTTCGGGCCTCCGTCGAACAACTGATTGAGCGCGTCCGGATTTGAACGGGACTGAGAGGCCGCTGAGCGGGTCCTCCGGGAGGGGAGTTGCGAAAGCAGCACTTCCCTTTTTGGCCCCGGTTTAGCTGCAGAAACCCCGGTGGGCCGGAAGCCCCGATGTTTCAGGGATGGCGGATCCGATGATTCTTGCCCCCTGATTCGAAGGATGAAATCACCACGTTTTTCGGTATAGTAAGCTGAACGTTAATATTCTACAATACTATAACAAATGCAGGAAATAATCTTGAACATCAAGGGGGATGAGGTTACATGCTGTCGACGGCTGCAGTGCAGACCAATCGCAAGCGATTCTTCGCTGCGTCAGGAGTTGGATTGGGGGGGCTTGTGGTCCTGCTCGCTTCCCTGTTCCTGACGGGGACCGTGTACGCCGCTTTTCCATTGACGGGAATCGGCGGATTCGTGATCTCGGCGGATGAGATTATTGGGCAGCAGATGAATTTGTATCCCGCTTTGGGACAAACGTCGGAACAATCGATCTGGCCGCAGGCGGCCATTGAATTGAGCAGTGCGACCATCAAAGGGTTAAATCTGACAAAAGATCTCGATGTCAGCAAAGAATTGGGGAATTTTGGGATGAATAAGGTCAAGGTGGTCATCGGTGCGACCAAGGATGTGCAAGGCTCTGGATTGAAATTGAGGATAACGGGTCTTCAAGCGGACCAAGCAAATTTCAGCACATTTGACATGGAGGAAAAATACAGCGATAATCCACTGAACAAACTCGGCATGACCTCGAGCCAAATCGACCTGGTCAAACCGCAGCTGAACACACACAGTCTGGTGGCGCAATCGCTCGGGATTCCCGGGATGTCCTTGAGCCTCGAAGTCTATGACAAGGACGGAAAACAACTCCCCTGATCCAGTTGCGTAAGCGCAGTCGATCCTCGGATCCGGGGAGCGCGACGGCCCCGGGTAACCGGGGCCGTTTGATATGGGTCCGGCACGGGTGCTGTGCTGCGGGCGGTCGGCAGTCGGCAACCGATTTCCACTTGGTCGTTTCGCGCCTTTACATTGTCCAATCCCCACTGGAGGAAAGGAGGGGCCTTTGTGTTCCGACGGATCAATTTTTGCGGCTCCTTGGCCGTAACGGGATTATTGACCGGTGCATTTATCGGGGGCGTGGTCTTCGGACAAGGACGCGTGGGGGCCGGTGTCGGGGCCCTGTTGGGTTTGGCGCTGTTTGGTTTTGCCCTCGAACCGGCGGCGCGGCGCTTGGAACCGTTCCGGTTTGATCTGGCGCTCGGGACGTCGGGCATCATGGCTGGAATCATCGCGGGCAGCAATTCCTTGTTGGGGGCCGGGCGAGCAGGAGCTGCGGCGGGGTTTGCCGGCGGTTTGGCGTGGTTCGGATTTGTGGCGGCAGCTCTGGTCCGTTCTCATCGAGCTCGGAATCTCTACGCCGACTACCGGGGTTCCGCGTTTGTGGCGACCACACTCGCTTTCTGCGGCGCATGGGCGGGCGTTGAGTTGTCGAACTTTCTCATCGAGCTTGTGCCCGGGCCGTGGCCATGGTGGCGGTGGCTCATGGGGATTTCATTACCGCTTGTGATTTCCACATTTCTTTCGATGATCCCCGGCTACGTTTTTGCTCTGAATCGATCGCGTCCCGCATGGGGAGGGTTGTTGAGCCTCGTGGCGGGTGGACTGGTGTTGTGGGTGGGAATCAGCATAGCGCCCCTTCTGTTTTTGCCAGGCAGCGGTCTGATGTGGGCGGGATTGGTGATCGGTTCGTGTATGACGGCTGCGGCCTTATTGAGTCTCGTTATTCCGAGATCTCACTCGGTGATCGGGATTACTCTGATTCTCCTGTCTATTCTTTCATTCGTCGGCGCCGCGGGCGGGCTGGTGGTCGGAGGTCTCTTGGGCGTGATCGGCGGAAGTCTCGTTTTCGCTTGGCACGGATCGCCCTTGGAGGTGGAACGAATTACCCCCGTGTTGGCGCATCCGGTGCAACCGGAGATTGCGGCGCGAGAGGCGGCGATCGGGAAGGACGAGGTCAACTGATGGCAGCGGCATGGATGGACAACCTTTTGGGTTTTTTCGTGTGCCCCGAATATCCTCTTGAGCACCGGCCGGACTTCCGGGTTGAAGCTGCGTTTCCGCCCTCGCCCGAGACATCGTAAGGCAAGCGACCATATGTTGTAGAGAAGGGAAAGGGGGAATGGCACATGGGTGAAGGTGTTGGGTGGGCACACGAACACGCGCCGCGGATTCCGTTTCCCGTCGACTGGGCCTGGTGCCGAAGGTGGAAAGGAAGGCGGGTCGAAGTCAGAACCCGCACTGCCGTATATCGCGGCACGCTCGTGGACGTGATCGAAACGGGTCTTTACGTCCGCGTTTATGAAGCGGTGGTCGCGGAAAAGGGGATGCGGGTCGACGACCCGGGCCTTCGCCGGGTGAACCCGTTTGTTTTGTTCATCCCCTTTGCGGCTCTTTTGGCCCTGACGCCTTTGATCCTCTCCCAGCCCGGCCCCGGTGGTCCGCCGTACGGCCCCGGTGGTCCGCCCTCCGGTCCAGGTGGCCCACCTTACGGGCTTCCCCCGGGTGCGGGTGGGTATGGCGGCGGATACGGAGGGGGGTACGGAGGGGGATATGGGGGCGGGTACGGCGGGGGCTGGGGAGGCCCCTCGCCCGGGCCGCCG is from Kyrpidia tusciae DSM 2912 and encodes:
- a CDS encoding DUF6114 domain-containing protein, producing MFRRINFCGSLAVTGLLTGAFIGGVVFGQGRVGAGVGALLGLALFGFALEPAARRLEPFRFDLALGTSGIMAGIIAGSNSLLGAGRAGAAAGFAGGLAWFGFVAAALVRSHRARNLYADYRGSAFVATTLAFCGAWAGVELSNFLIELVPGPWPWWRWLMGISLPLVISTFLSMIPGYVFALNRSRPAWGGLLSLVAGGLVLWVGISIAPLLFLPGSGLMWAGLVIGSCMTAAALLSLVIPRSHSVIGITLILLSILSFVGAAGGLVVGGLLGVIGGSLVFAWHGSPLEVERITPVLAHPVQPEIAAREAAIGKDEVN
- a CDS encoding DUF6230 family protein; the protein is MLSTAAVQTNRKRFFAASGVGLGGLVVLLASLFLTGTVYAAFPLTGIGGFVISADEIIGQQMNLYPALGQTSEQSIWPQAAIELSSATIKGLNLTKDLDVSKELGNFGMNKVKVVIGATKDVQGSGLKLRITGLQADQANFSTFDMEEKYSDNPLNKLGMTSSQIDLVKPQLNTHSLVAQSLGIPGMSLSLEVYDKDGKQLP